From one Gallionella capsiferriformans ES-2 genomic stretch:
- a CDS encoding chemotaxis protein CheA — protein MNDFAGMEELLSDFLLEAGEMLSDVDSKLMELEKRPNDSNLLNEVFRGFHTIKGGAGFLNATELVTLCHLTENLFDKLRNRELTLSAELMDVIFAATAEVKKMFGALQQSQQPQGAPGHILENLKAALEGRSVMAEVNAPPVATAPSSDMFAPAQPASNVDWNALYTALTGTDIVATVGVTRDEVKIAEAISEEESTRKAFGRRTNDVPGATVGRRDGDVMVKEAKETTIRVDTERLDQVLNLSGEIGLTKNRLNHLRSDILQGRHDVDTLRELDQSVTQLDMLVVNLQNAVMKTRMQPIGRLFKKYPRLARDLARSLGKDVELVLTGEDTEMDKTMIEDLNDPLVHLVRNAVDHGVETIEGRIAAGKPELSQVELSARHEGDHILITIADDGRGMRPEVIRNKAIEKGLLTNEVANTLDENQCLELIFLPGFSTKDEISSVSGRGVGMDVVKTNIQKLNGSINIDSIPGKGSVFTISLPLTLAILPVLILRLGDQSFAVPLSMVREILSVTPGQLQKISGRATMVVRGEVLPVLPLAQLIGWDASDREPEVGVLMQFGSSSFILSADGFAGHDDVVIKSLDTFRPKGVAGVTMSSEGDIVLILDIKELLSDVRGN, from the coding sequence ATGAACGATTTTGCAGGCATGGAAGAACTGTTGAGCGATTTTTTGCTTGAAGCGGGCGAAATGCTCTCCGATGTAGATAGCAAACTGATGGAGCTGGAAAAGCGACCTAACGACAGCAATCTGCTCAACGAGGTTTTTAGGGGATTTCACACCATTAAGGGCGGGGCGGGTTTTCTTAACGCCACCGAACTTGTGACGTTGTGTCACCTGACCGAAAATTTGTTCGACAAGCTGCGAAATCGCGAATTGACCCTGAGCGCAGAACTGATGGATGTTATTTTCGCTGCGACCGCGGAAGTCAAAAAAATGTTCGGTGCCCTACAACAGAGTCAGCAGCCGCAGGGAGCGCCCGGGCATATTCTTGAAAATCTCAAGGCTGCACTTGAAGGACGCTCTGTCATGGCCGAAGTCAATGCACCGCCGGTTGCAACGGCACCTTCATCGGATATGTTTGCACCGGCTCAGCCTGCGTCCAATGTAGACTGGAACGCGCTCTACACGGCCTTGACGGGAACTGATATTGTTGCGACGGTGGGTGTGACGCGCGATGAGGTAAAAATTGCTGAGGCGATTTCGGAAGAGGAATCGACCCGCAAGGCGTTTGGCCGTCGTACCAATGATGTGCCGGGTGCAACGGTGGGCCGCCGCGATGGTGATGTGATGGTAAAGGAGGCGAAGGAAACCACCATACGCGTTGATACTGAGCGTCTCGATCAGGTGTTGAATTTGTCAGGTGAAATCGGCCTGACTAAGAACCGTTTGAATCACCTGCGATCGGATATTTTGCAGGGACGCCATGATGTCGATACGCTGCGTGAATTGGATCAGTCGGTTACGCAACTGGATATGCTGGTGGTCAATTTGCAAAACGCAGTAATGAAAACGCGTATGCAGCCTATCGGGCGTTTATTCAAAAAATATCCGCGTCTGGCGCGTGATTTGGCTCGTTCGCTGGGCAAGGATGTCGAACTGGTACTGACCGGTGAGGACACCGAAATGGACAAGACGATGATCGAAGATTTGAACGATCCGCTGGTCCATCTGGTGCGCAATGCGGTAGATCACGGGGTGGAAACCATCGAAGGCCGTATTGCCGCCGGCAAGCCGGAATTAAGTCAGGTCGAACTGAGTGCGCGTCATGAGGGCGATCATATTTTGATCACGATTGCGGATGATGGTCGTGGTATGCGTCCAGAAGTCATCCGCAACAAGGCGATCGAAAAGGGACTGCTGACCAACGAGGTGGCCAATACGCTAGATGAAAATCAATGTCTGGAACTGATCTTCCTGCCAGGATTTTCGACCAAGGATGAGATTTCCAGCGTATCCGGGCGCGGTGTCGGTATGGATGTGGTGAAAACTAACATTCAGAAGCTTAACGGTTCGATCAATATCGATTCGATACCCGGCAAGGGGAGCGTATTCACCATTTCATTACCGTTGACACTGGCTATCCTGCCGGTGTTGATACTGCGTCTGGGTGATCAGTCATTTGCTGTGCCGTTGTCTATGGTGCGCGAGATTTTGTCGGTGACACCGGGTCAATTGCAAAAAATTTCAGGACGCGCCACCATGGTCGTGCGTGGCGAAGTGTTGCCGGTGTTGCCGCTGGCGCAGTTGATTGGCTGGGATGCGTCGGACCGCGAACCGGAAGTCGGTGTGTTGATGCAGTTTGGCAGTAGCAGCTTCATTTTATCTGCTGACGGGTTCGCGGGTCACGATGATGTGGTGATCAAGTCGCTTGATACCTTCCGTCCCAAAGGGGTCGCCGGTGTGACGATGTCCAGCGAAGGTGATATCGTGCTGATTTTAGATATCAAAGAGTTGCTCAGTGATGTGCGCGGAAATTAA
- a CDS encoding methyl-accepting chemotaxis protein, whose protein sequence is MSGNWTLLLHGVITLAALVSLFIFQRRDSVQQVVCTESVSIGNMAVDGLLLNTHAQFSAQFNGANQDLYQVQNLIGDAIEKLMSSFSGMHQLIEEQREIGRAVTAGTDSSRDSAMADQLNETAETLKMLVGSIISNSKAGVELIEKMEAVGEQIKGILDVLGEIDAISKQTNLLSLNAAIEAARAGESGRGFAVVADEVRKLSDRAAHFSNQIRGNIKNVHQAVEETEVYISRMASLDMGFALESKNKLDNSLTYVQQLNHKMSEVIIKQNEISGRVDTVVGSAVTSLQFQDIAGQLLGHSRLRLDTMQEVWQQIEEMAKREQSGVRVTPDELEQATQRISELFAKAGQVSSRNPVRQDKMVSDEIELF, encoded by the coding sequence ATGTCAGGGAATTGGACATTGCTGCTGCACGGTGTGATTACGCTGGCGGCGCTAGTATCGCTGTTTATTTTTCAGCGTCGCGACAGCGTTCAGCAAGTTGTCTGCACCGAATCAGTCTCGATTGGCAATATGGCTGTCGATGGACTGCTGTTAAATACCCACGCACAGTTCTCAGCACAATTTAACGGCGCGAATCAAGATCTGTATCAGGTGCAAAATTTGATCGGAGATGCGATCGAAAAGTTGATGTCGAGCTTTTCGGGTATGCATCAATTGATCGAGGAACAGCGGGAAATTGGCCGTGCGGTGACGGCAGGAACTGATAGTAGTCGGGATTCGGCGATGGCTGATCAGTTGAATGAGACGGCGGAAACATTGAAAATGCTGGTGGGCAGTATCATCAGCAACAGCAAGGCCGGTGTAGAGCTGATTGAAAAAATGGAGGCTGTGGGCGAGCAGATCAAGGGGATACTCGACGTGCTGGGTGAAATCGATGCGATTTCAAAGCAGACGAACTTGTTATCTTTGAATGCGGCGATTGAGGCGGCCCGTGCGGGTGAATCCGGACGCGGTTTTGCGGTGGTGGCGGATGAAGTGCGCAAGTTGTCGGATCGTGCGGCACATTTTAGCAATCAGATCCGCGGCAATATTAAAAATGTACATCAAGCAGTTGAAGAAACTGAAGTGTATATCAGCCGTATGGCTTCTCTCGATATGGGTTTTGCGCTTGAATCGAAAAATAAACTGGATAACAGTCTCACGTATGTGCAGCAGTTGAACCATAAAATGTCCGAGGTGATTATCAAGCAGAACGAAATTTCCGGTCGGGTTGATACCGTGGTAGGTTCAGCGGTAACCTCGCTTCAGTTTCAGGATATTGCCGGTCAGCTGCTGGGCCATTCTCGACTTCGGCTGGATACGATGCAGGAAGTCTGGCAGCAGATAGAAGAAATGGCCAAACGTGAGCAGTCCGGTGTGCGGGTGACCCCAGACGAGCTTGAACAGGCCACTCAAAGAATTTCAGAATTGTTTGCTAAGGCGGGGCAAGTAAGCTCACGCAATCCGGTACGTCAGGATAAAATGGTAAGCGATGAAATTGAATTATTTTAA
- a CDS encoding response regulator, with translation MAKTVLSVDDSGSIRQMVSFTLKSAGYTVIEAVDGQDGLDKAKQKTVDLVLTDQNMPRMDGLTLIKSLRAMPSYRSVPILMLTTESGDAMKAQGKAAGATGWIVKPFDPQKLLEVVKKVIG, from the coding sequence ATGGCAAAAACGGTTCTTAGTGTCGACGATTCTGGCTCCATTCGTCAGATGGTTTCATTTACCTTGAAAAGTGCCGGGTATACCGTCATCGAAGCGGTCGACGGTCAGGATGGCTTGGATAAGGCAAAACAGAAAACGGTAGATTTAGTATTGACCGATCAGAATATGCCGCGCATGGATGGATTGACTTTGATCAAATCGTTGCGCGCCATGCCGAGTTATCGCAGTGTGCCCATTTTGATGCTAACCACTGAATCGGGCGATGCAATGAAGGCGCAGGGTAAAGCGGCGGGCGCGACGGGCTGGATCGTCAAACCATTTGATCCGCAGAAGTTGCTGGAAGTGGTCAAAAAAGTTATCGGCTAA
- a CDS encoding chemotaxis protein CheW translates to MSIDITQFYQVFFEEAAEHLATMESLLLGLDVSDPSLDELNAIFRSAHSIKGGSGTFGFDDMTQVTHILENLLDRLRKQEMKLTDEMVNVFLDAGDVIHMQLDAHRGDGVVDQSRVTAVCEKLANLTADMPHAAQTVSPVEDSSDSGFFDDVPPPTPLASQDDSYGFFTDEPVAEAGYGFFDEEPVNPAVDAGYGFFDEEAVLSGAAELAMADVAVAQEAAQGYGMFVDEPTQFPSTPQQSQQEAQQGYGFFKKILPVVDSKPAVPAESVVVRKASDKAAASASGDTSIRVNVEKVDQLINLVGELVITQAMLAESAAGIDGALSEKLQAGLHQLERNTRDLQEVIMSVRMLPISFVFSRFPRVVRDLAAKLGKQVELKTLGEGTELDKGLIEKIADPLTHLVRNSLDHGIESPDVRTSKGKPAKGTITLKASHQGGNIVIDVSDDGGGLNRSKILSKARERGMALRDDMTDSEVWMLIFEAGFSTADVVSDVSGRGVGMDVVKRNIAAMGGRVDIDSVEGMGSRISIRLPLTLAILDGLSVAVGEQTYIIPLAYIIESLQMADSDLRTVSGGGHLVHVRGEYLPVVALHELFKLPRNDTIDSRIVVIVESDGKKVALLVDELIGQHQVVIKSLESNFRKLPGISGATIMGDGKVALILDVSVICLAPSRQNKLEG, encoded by the coding sequence GTGAGCATTGATATTACTCAGTTTTATCAGGTATTTTTCGAGGAAGCCGCAGAACATCTGGCTACCATGGAGTCGTTGCTGCTAGGTCTGGACGTATCGGATCCGAGTCTGGATGAGTTGAATGCCATTTTTCGTTCCGCACATTCGATTAAGGGGGGTAGCGGAACCTTTGGCTTCGATGACATGACGCAGGTCACCCACATTCTGGAAAATTTGCTTGATCGCCTGCGCAAACAGGAAATGAAGCTGACTGACGAAATGGTCAATGTATTTCTAGATGCGGGTGATGTCATACATATGCAGCTGGATGCCCATCGCGGGGACGGCGTTGTCGATCAAAGCCGTGTCACCGCGGTTTGCGAAAAGCTGGCAAACCTGACAGCGGATATGCCGCATGCCGCACAAACGGTGAGTCCGGTTGAAGACAGTTCCGATTCAGGATTTTTCGATGACGTCCCGCCGCCCACCCCGTTAGCAAGCCAAGACGACTCCTATGGTTTCTTTACCGATGAGCCAGTGGCGGAAGCGGGCTATGGCTTTTTTGATGAAGAGCCGGTGAACCCCGCAGTGGATGCCGGGTACGGTTTTTTTGATGAAGAGGCCGTACTGTCGGGTGCTGCTGAATTAGCCATGGCAGATGTCGCTGTCGCACAGGAGGCTGCGCAGGGTTACGGTATGTTTGTGGACGAGCCAACGCAGTTCCCGTCTACGCCTCAACAGTCCCAGCAGGAAGCGCAGCAGGGCTATGGCTTCTTCAAGAAAATTCTGCCGGTTGTTGACTCTAAACCGGCGGTACCCGCTGAATCCGTTGTTGTCCGCAAAGCCAGTGATAAGGCCGCTGCCAGCGCGTCTGGTGATACCTCCATTCGCGTCAATGTCGAGAAGGTGGATCAGCTGATTAACTTAGTGGGCGAATTGGTGATTACTCAGGCCATGCTGGCTGAATCTGCCGCTGGTATTGATGGTGCGCTATCTGAAAAACTGCAAGCCGGTTTGCACCAGTTGGAGCGCAATACTCGTGATTTACAGGAAGTGATCATGTCGGTGCGCATGCTGCCGATTTCTTTTGTGTTCAGTCGTTTTCCTCGCGTGGTACGCGATCTGGCCGCAAAATTGGGCAAGCAGGTTGAGTTGAAGACGCTGGGTGAAGGAACTGAGCTTGATAAAGGACTGATCGAAAAAATTGCCGATCCGCTCACGCATCTGGTGCGTAACAGTCTGGATCACGGTATCGAGTCGCCTGACGTTCGTACCAGTAAGGGCAAGCCTGCTAAAGGCACCATCACGCTAAAAGCGTCGCATCAGGGCGGCAATATTGTGATCGATGTCTCAGATGATGGTGGGGGGTTAAACCGCAGCAAGATACTTTCCAAGGCGCGCGAACGCGGCATGGCGCTGCGTGATGACATGACGGACTCGGAAGTGTGGATGTTGATTTTCGAAGCGGGATTTTCGACCGCAGATGTAGTGAGCGATGTATCGGGCCGCGGTGTTGGCATGGATGTAGTCAAGCGCAATATTGCCGCAATGGGCGGTCGGGTCGATATCGATTCGGTCGAGGGTATGGGTTCGCGTATCTCGATACGCCTGCCATTGACGCTGGCGATACTCGACGGCTTGTCAGTGGCTGTGGGAGAGCAGACTTATATTATTCCTCTAGCCTATATTATCGAGTCGCTACAAATGGCGGATAGCGATTTACGGACGGTCAGTGGCGGTGGACATCTGGTTCACGTGCGCGGCGAATACTTGCCGGTCGTAGCGTTACACGAGCTGTTTAAATTGCCGCGCAATGACACCATTGATTCGCGCATTGTTGTCATCGTCGAATCGGACGGTAAAAAGGTCGCGTTACTGGTGGATGAATTGATCGGTCAGCATCAGGTGGTGATCAAGAGTCTGGAGTCTAATTTCCGTAAATTGCCCGGCATTTCCGGTGCGACGATTATGGGCGACGGTAAAGTTGCCTTGATTCTCGATGTGTCGGTGATCTGCCTTGCGCCGTCCAGGCAAAATAAGCTAGAGGGCTAA
- a CDS encoding chemotaxis protein CheW produces MANDNVASGMSNNEFLTFILGQEEYGIDILKVQEIRGYDAVTGIANMPEFIKGVINLRGIIVPIVDLRIKFGLPDVTYDAFTVVIILNLGTRVVGIVVDSVSDVLTLKADQIRAVPELSAKLDTRYILGLGTVDERMLILVDIEQLMLGQEMALVDEVLA; encoded by the coding sequence ATGGCAAATGATAATGTAGCATCCGGTATGTCCAATAATGAATTCCTGACTTTTATTCTGGGTCAGGAGGAATACGGTATCGATATACTCAAGGTGCAGGAGATACGCGGTTACGATGCGGTGACCGGCATCGCCAATATGCCTGAATTTATCAAGGGGGTGATCAACTTGCGCGGCATTATTGTGCCGATTGTTGATTTGCGTATCAAATTCGGCTTGCCGGATGTGACTTATGATGCTTTTACCGTGGTCATCATTCTGAATCTTGGCACGCGTGTGGTAGGGATTGTCGTTGATAGCGTCTCTGATGTACTGACGCTCAAAGCCGATCAAATCCGGGCTGTGCCTGAACTGTCAGCCAAGCTCGATACCCGTTATATCTTGGGATTGGGTACGGTTGATGAGCGTATGCTGATTCTGGTTGATATCGAGCAGTTGATGTTGGGTCAGGAAATGGCGCTGGTTGATGAAGTGCTGGCATAA
- a CDS encoding methyl-accepting chemotaxis protein, whose protein sequence is MRINTPVTNNEKQMMEGSMIVTKTDLKGIITYANKDFVEISGFAESELLGQSHNLVRHPDMPVEAFADLWKTVKSGTSWNGIVKNRCKNGDYYWVDANVTPISENGQVTGYVSVRRKPAQEQINDAVKTYALLKAGKNPNAGINGLLQGLRHISVKQQIIMTIAVVAVLLGGISGLGYYELKMENEKFDYVVNHKVKSATQISRIDALMSENMRQLQLAGMHDPRLPESKLHDHPITKHLDAIAVHSDEINAIWKDYNSTPHSTKGTELAEAFSKEQGAFVSEGIKPEIALLMEGKYADANVMMVKTLGPLFTIANGRATEIINHQNVSMEKDVVKSKEEFRITSNFMSFVFIIGMTLVVIFGIMLFRNVVPRIRRVAEQIERAAHGESNQHVDSHPRRDEINAVFLAYRALATRMGFDVAEAKRIADENLRIKIALDNVSTGCMIADNDRNIIYVNKAVVKMLNDAEADIRKQLPGFSVASLVGTNIDTFHKNPAHQAGMLARLQASYTTPVLIAGHSLVVTANPVITETGERLGVVAEWIDRTIEVAVENEIENIIEAANQGDFTQRIILDGKEGFFLQVGQSINGLMQTSSVGLDEVVRILNALSRGDLTESITNEYYGTFGQLKDDSNATVSQLTQLISRVIESADTIRTASKEIASGNTDLSQRTEEQASSLEETAASMEELTSTVKQNAENAKQANQLALSASDIAVKGGRVVGQVVGTMSSISESSKKIVDIISVIDGIAFQTNILALNAAVEAARAGEQGRGFAVVASEVRNLAQRSAAAAKEIKELISDSVEKVGAGTRLVDEAGKTMDEVVNSVKRVTDIMAEITAASSEQSQGIEQVNTAITQMDDVTQQNAALVEQAAAAESLEEQAQELAALMSTFKLSGQTKPIVLSARAKVAAPVRRLPEPRPSAQKTTAASRSRPVKMPDTEDGDWQEF, encoded by the coding sequence ATGCGTATCAATACCCCGGTTACCAACAACGAGAAGCAGATGATGGAAGGCTCGATGATCGTCACTAAGACGGATCTGAAGGGCATCATCACCTATGCCAATAAGGATTTTGTCGAGATCAGCGGTTTTGCAGAATCGGAATTGCTCGGTCAATCTCACAACCTCGTACGCCACCCGGACATGCCGGTTGAGGCCTTTGCCGATTTGTGGAAGACGGTTAAAAGCGGTACGAGCTGGAACGGAATCGTCAAAAATCGCTGCAAGAACGGCGACTATTACTGGGTCGATGCGAATGTGACGCCGATAAGTGAAAATGGTCAGGTGACGGGGTATGTTTCGGTACGCCGTAAACCCGCTCAGGAACAAATTAACGACGCCGTCAAAACCTATGCGTTGTTAAAAGCCGGAAAAAATCCTAACGCCGGAATTAATGGATTGCTACAAGGACTCAGGCATATCAGCGTTAAGCAGCAGATCATTATGACAATCGCAGTGGTCGCGGTGTTGTTGGGTGGTATCTCCGGGTTAGGCTACTACGAGCTGAAAATGGAGAACGAGAAGTTCGACTATGTGGTCAATCACAAAGTTAAATCCGCGACGCAAATTTCACGCATAGATGCGCTGATGAGCGAGAACATGCGTCAGTTGCAACTAGCCGGGATGCACGATCCACGTCTGCCGGAGAGCAAGCTGCACGACCATCCGATTACTAAACATCTGGATGCTATTGCAGTTCATTCGGACGAAATCAATGCGATCTGGAAAGACTACAACTCAACGCCGCACAGCACAAAGGGGACCGAGCTGGCTGAGGCTTTTAGCAAAGAGCAGGGGGCCTTCGTCAGTGAAGGGATCAAGCCTGAAATCGCCTTGCTCATGGAGGGTAAGTATGCAGATGCCAATGTCATGATGGTTAAAACGCTCGGTCCTCTGTTTACAATTGCCAACGGCCGTGCGACTGAAATCATCAATCATCAGAATGTCTCAATGGAAAAGGATGTCGTTAAGTCGAAGGAAGAGTTTCGCATAACCTCCAATTTTATGTCGTTTGTGTTCATCATTGGAATGACGCTGGTCGTGATCTTCGGCATTATGTTGTTCCGCAACGTGGTGCCGCGCATCCGTCGGGTGGCCGAACAGATCGAACGTGCCGCACACGGCGAATCGAATCAGCATGTCGATAGTCACCCGCGGCGCGATGAAATCAATGCAGTGTTTTTGGCCTATCGCGCGCTGGCCACCCGCATGGGCTTTGATGTGGCAGAAGCTAAACGCATTGCCGATGAAAATCTACGCATTAAGATTGCGCTGGACAACGTCAGCACAGGTTGCATGATCGCCGACAACGACAGAAACATCATTTATGTTAACAAGGCCGTGGTTAAAATGCTGAATGATGCGGAAGCGGATATCCGCAAACAGTTGCCGGGTTTTAGCGTCGCCAGTCTGGTCGGTACCAATATCGATACTTTCCATAAAAATCCGGCCCATCAGGCGGGCATGCTGGCGCGTTTGCAGGCTTCATATACTACGCCAGTGCTGATAGCGGGTCACTCACTGGTTGTGACCGCTAATCCTGTGATCACTGAAACAGGGGAGCGTCTGGGCGTGGTGGCCGAGTGGATCGATCGCACCATCGAAGTGGCGGTCGAAAATGAAATTGAAAATATCATTGAAGCTGCAAATCAGGGCGACTTTACGCAGCGCATCATACTGGATGGCAAGGAGGGATTTTTCCTGCAAGTTGGACAGAGCATCAACGGCTTGATGCAAACCAGTTCAGTGGGGCTCGATGAAGTGGTGCGCATATTGAATGCGTTGTCGCGGGGCGATTTGACGGAATCAATTACTAATGAGTACTACGGTACGTTTGGTCAGCTCAAAGACGATTCTAATGCAACGGTTTCCCAGTTGACGCAACTGATTAGTCGCGTGATTGAATCGGCAGATACCATTAGAACGGCGTCCAAAGAAATTGCCAGTGGCAACACGGATTTGTCGCAGCGTACCGAAGAGCAGGCATCCAGTCTTGAAGAGACAGCCGCCAGCATGGAAGAGTTGACCTCGACCGTTAAACAAAATGCTGAAAATGCTAAGCAGGCAAATCAGCTGGCGCTGTCAGCTTCGGACATTGCCGTTAAGGGTGGGCGTGTGGTTGGGCAGGTTGTGGGTACCATGTCCTCGATCAGCGAGAGCTCGAAGAAGATCGTCGATATTATCAGTGTAATCGATGGTATCGCGTTCCAGACCAATATTCTCGCGCTCAATGCGGCCGTGGAAGCCGCGCGTGCGGGTGAGCAGGGACGTGGCTTTGCCGTGGTGGCGTCCGAAGTGCGCAATCTGGCGCAGCGCAGTGCTGCGGCGGCTAAGGAAATTAAGGAATTAATCAGCGACTCGGTCGAGAAGGTAGGCGCGGGGACACGTTTGGTAGACGAAGCCGGCAAAACGATGGATGAAGTTGTCAACTCGGTTAAACGCGTGACAGACATCATGGCCGAGATTACCGCGGCATCGAGTGAGCAAAGTCAGGGGATTGAGCAAGTCAATACCGCGATCACGCAAATGGATGATGTGACGCAGCAAAATGCGGCACTGGTAGAGCAGGCGGCGGCAGCAGAGTCGCTCGAAGAGCAGGCGCAGGAATTGGCCGCCTTGATGAGTACTTTCAAATTGTCAGGACAGACCAAGCCGATTGTGCTGAGTGCGCGTGCAAAAGTTGCTGCGCCAGTACGCAGGTTGCCTGAACCTCGACCCTCCGCACAAAAAACGACTGCAGCCAGCCGTTCACGTCCGGTTAAAATGCCCGATACTGAGGACGGTGACTGGCAAGAGTTTTAA
- a CDS encoding CheR family methyltransferase — MAEMKDPSLREFHFTSQDFQRVCKLIYDHAGISLSASKQELVYSRLSRRLRATGIKTFAEYLKLLEQNDVAEWEAFANSLTTNLTSFFREHHHFSLLAEQLKKIGNSHPIVIWCSASSTGEEPYSIAMTAVDAFNSFTPPVKIIATDLDTNVLDTARRGVYAMDRVEKMNDALIKRFFFKGTGAQEGFVKVRPELQNMITFRKLNLLDATWPIRDKVDVIFCRNVMIYFDKETQLAILKKMAPIMRPEGLLYAGHSENFYQAEAYFRLRGKTVYELSPQLKAAQADKS, encoded by the coding sequence ATGGCCGAAATGAAAGACCCATCGCTGCGCGAGTTCCATTTTACGTCGCAGGATTTTCAGCGCGTGTGTAAGCTGATCTATGATCACGCGGGTATTTCGCTGAGTGCCAGTAAGCAGGAGTTGGTTTATAGTCGGCTGTCGCGCAGGTTACGTGCGACAGGCATTAAGACGTTTGCCGAATATCTCAAGTTGCTGGAGCAGAATGACGTGGCTGAGTGGGAGGCTTTCGCGAATTCTCTGACAACTAACCTGACGTCATTTTTTCGTGAACACCATCACTTTTCCTTGCTGGCCGAGCAACTGAAAAAGATCGGCAATTCTCACCCGATCGTGATCTGGTGCTCTGCCAGTTCCACCGGTGAAGAACCGTATTCCATTGCCATGACCGCAGTTGACGCGTTCAATAGTTTTACGCCTCCGGTGAAAATTATTGCCACTGATCTCGATACCAATGTGCTCGATACGGCGCGTCGCGGAGTGTACGCGATGGACCGGGTGGAAAAAATGAATGATGCGCTGATTAAGCGATTTTTCTTCAAGGGAACGGGGGCGCAGGAAGGTTTTGTCAAAGTGCGTCCGGAACTGCAGAACATGATTACCTTTCGCAAATTGAATTTGCTCGATGCGACCTGGCCAATACGAGATAAGGTTGATGTCATTTTTTGTCGCAATGTCATGATTTATTTTGATAAAGAAACGCAGTTAGCGATATTGAAAAAAATGGCTCCCATCATGCGGCCTGAGGGCTTGCTGTATGCGGGTCATTCGGAGAATTTTTATCAGGCTGAAGCGTATTTCAGGCTGCGCGGTAAGACGGTGTACGAGTTGTCTCCGCAACTCAAGGCAGCGCAAGCTGACAAATCTTAA
- the cheD gene encoding chemoreceptor glutamine deamidase CheD: MSDHDYEEVVSPNIYYDRNFDVEAVKILPGEYFVTGRDMVLVTVLGSCVAACIRDKVTGIGGMNHFMLPDNKNDGGSPVGLAGRYGTYAMELMINQMLKSGARRSNLEAKVFGGGNVLRGFTVANVGQRNSEFVVDYLLAEKIELKAQDLLDIYPRKVYYFPATGRTLVKKLRSVHNDTIVQREQQYISRIRSSEIQGDVELF, translated from the coding sequence ATGTCAGATCACGACTACGAAGAAGTTGTCTCACCGAATATCTATTACGACCGGAATTTCGATGTCGAGGCGGTTAAAATTCTGCCGGGCGAATATTTTGTAACCGGCCGAGATATGGTTTTAGTCACCGTACTGGGATCATGCGTTGCTGCCTGCATACGCGATAAGGTCACAGGCATCGGCGGGATGAATCATTTCATGTTGCCGGACAATAAGAATGACGGCGGAAGCCCTGTCGGACTTGCGGGGCGCTATGGTACCTATGCGATGGAGCTGATGATTAATCAGATGCTCAAATCGGGGGCCCGGCGTAGTAATCTGGAAGCTAAAGTATTCGGGGGGGGGAATGTGCTGCGCGGTTTTACCGTGGCCAATGTAGGTCAGCGCAATTCCGAATTTGTCGTCGATTACCTGCTGGCTGAGAAAATTGAACTCAAAGCACAGGATTTGCTGGATATCTATCCGCGTAAAGTCTATTACTTTCCTGCAACGGGTCGAACGCTAGTCAAAAAATTGCGCAGCGTGCATAACGACACCATCGTTCAGCGTGAACAGCAGTACATTTCTCGTATCCGTTCATCCGAAATTCAGGGTGATGTTGAGCTATTTTAA